TGGTTAAAGAGGCGAGGGGGGTTAAATCTGTAATTTGATTGTTAAATAGGAGCAGTTGTTTGAGATCAGTTAAAGAGGCGAGGGGAGTTAAATCTGCAATTTGATTATCATAAAGGGCTAAATAGCTGAGTTTTGTTAAGGGGTGTAGGGGTGTAATATCAGAAATTTGGTTTCCCTGTAAGGCTAATTTTTTTAAACTTACTAAAGATTGCAACGGCGTAATATCTTGAATTTGATTATCAAATAATACTAAACTTTTTAATCGGGTCAAATGGTTAAGCGGGGTTAAATCCGTAATTTTATTCGTATCTAAAATTAAAGTTTCTAGTGCTATTAAGGAAGAAAGCGGGGTTAAATCATGAATTTGATTGACATCCAGTGCTAAGACTTTTAAATTTGTTAGATTAGCCAATGGCGTTAAATCAGAGATTTGATTTCCACTTAAATACAAAAATTGCAGTTGAGAAAAAGAACTTAAAGGATTTAAATCTTTAATTTGATACCCACTCAAATTGAATTGAATCAGTTGAGATAGAATTTTATTCGCTATTTTACAGTCTTTGGTTTGAGAGATTTCTAATAATAAATCTAGGGTTTTTTGTGTTTCTACCTCTAAATTATTTTGATTTAAACAAATCGTTTCAAAATTATTTGAAGGTTGTACAGAAGTCTCTGAAGCTAAAGCCGGATTTAGGGGTAATAAAAATATTAAACAATTAAGTGCTATTTTATAGGGATTTATGTTAACAAATTTTATCATAATTTTAATAAATTTTTGTTTACAAAATAACATCATAAAATCAACACTTTGTTTTTCAGTCAACCTTAATAATTTGATAACACTCTTCAACAGAAGCCTGATTTTTCATAGCTTCTACCAAACGATAATAGGTCGTTTCGTGGTTTTGAATTAAGGTTTTAGCTTGTAAAATAGCCCAACGTTCTTTAAATTTAGCTTCACTCATCGGACGATTTAACTGAGTCCAAATTGCGGTAATTTTTTCTCGGTCTTCCCGTCCCCCCTCGGCTTTTTGAAATACTAACGTTTCTGCGGCGATTCCCGCCATCCAAACGGTACAATAACGATCTAAAACCCGTGATGATAGTTGACCCTGTTGTAATTGTTCCCATAATAGTTGATCAGCAAACTGTACCCCGCCTTGAGCCTTTAATCCCTGTTTGAACGCTTCCCAACCATTTAACGCATATCCCTGAATGGGAATTTCCATCAAATAAGCCACTAAAAAATGTCCGGCTTCATGGTGTACAATTCGTTCCCGAGTGGAAGCCGAAGTTCCCCCTAACCAATCCACTAATAAATTAGCACCTTGACCTTGAAATTGAAAAATATCTAATGTCGCAATCCCTAATAAAAAACAAGTCACACTCGCCGG
This DNA window, taken from Planktothrix sp. FACHB-1365, encodes the following:
- a CDS encoding leucine-rich repeat domain-containing protein — encoded protein: MIKFVNINPYKIALNCLIFLLPLNPALASETSVQPSNNFETICLNQNNLEVETQKTLDLLLEISQTKDCKIANKILSQLIQFNLSGYQIKDLNPLSSFSQLQFLYLSGNQISDLTPLANLTNLKVLALDVNQIHDLTPLSSLIALETLILDTNKITDLTPLNHLTRLKSLVLFDNQIQDITPLQSLVSLKKLALQGNQISDITPLHPLTKLSYLALYDNQIADLTPLASLTDLKQLLLFNNQITDLTPLASLTNLNQLTLFDNQISDLRPLATLTNLTELYLGNNPISDLTPLQALTHLKILSLFNTSVSNLAPLQPLTQLITLDLYNTKVSDSRPLQSLTNLTGLDLRGNSLTERACPVKTTLTCRF
- a CDS encoding ATP-dependent Zn protease; this encodes MRTTSLNLIAISVFCITLSALLSPVLNISPFIPASVTCFLLGIATLDIFQFQGQGANLLVDWLGGTSASTRERIVHHEAGHFLVAYLMEIPIQGYALNGWEAFKQGLKAQGGVQFADQLLWEQLQQGQLSSRVLDRYCTVWMAGIAAETLVFQKAEGGREDREKITAIWTQLNRPMSEAKFKERWAILQAKTLIQNHETTYYRLVEAMKNQASVEECYQIIKVD